One Methylobacterium sp. AMS5 genomic region harbors:
- a CDS encoding 2'-5' RNA ligase family protein: MPEPAPLILTLQMDEPAFATFDGLRRRHFPEALNHIPAHATLFHHLPGEDPAGVTETVTALARAQAAPEVAVTGVRFTGRGVAYVLESDALTAFRQRVAAAFRDRLTAQDRQGWRPHVTVQNKVAPDTARALHAALAQDFEPSHFRAPGVLLWRYLGGPWERVAAIAFGDAA, encoded by the coding sequence TTGCCCGAGCCCGCCCCGCTGATCCTGACCCTGCAGATGGACGAGCCGGCCTTCGCCACCTTCGACGGTTTGCGGCGGCGGCATTTTCCCGAGGCGCTGAACCACATCCCCGCCCACGCGACGCTGTTCCACCACCTACCGGGCGAGGATCCGGCGGGCGTGACCGAGACGGTGACGGCGCTCGCCCGCGCGCAGGCCGCACCGGAGGTCGCGGTGACGGGCGTGCGCTTCACCGGGCGCGGCGTCGCCTACGTGCTGGAATCGGACGCGTTGACCGCCTTCCGCCAGCGGGTCGCGGCGGCGTTCCGCGATCGTCTCACGGCGCAGGATCGGCAGGGCTGGCGCCCGCACGTCACCGTGCAGAACAAGGTCGCCCCCGACACCGCCCGCGCGCTGCATGCCGCGCTGGCCCAGGACTTCGAGCCTTCGCACTTCCGCGCACCGGGCGTGCTGCTATGGCGTTATCTCGGCGGCCCGTGGGAGCGGGTCGCGGCTATCGCATTCGGGGATGCGGCATGA
- a CDS encoding phosphatase PAP2 family protein, producing the protein MRLPGIARTGGGALWRGSSAVWLRLHLNEVGPLVSLLLVSTLGYGFFALAREVGEGSTAALDRKILLGLRNPADLSDPLGPAWLEEAMRDITGWGSVVTIVFLTAAAVIYLALSGRRRVAVFVLAAVGGGEAVSTVLKLFYHRPRPDLVPHGMEVFTASFPSGHAMMSAIAYLTLATLLARVERRRSVKALMLALGVGMTVLVGVSRVYLGVHWPSDVLAGWCVGAAWAALCWFVALQLQRRGEVEDPDPTPASTGPGQLKGTSTPG; encoded by the coding sequence ATGAGACTACCCGGTATCGCGCGCACCGGCGGTGGCGCCCTCTGGCGCGGATCGTCCGCCGTATGGCTGCGGCTGCACCTCAACGAGGTCGGGCCACTGGTGTCGCTGCTTCTCGTCAGCACCCTCGGCTATGGCTTCTTCGCGCTCGCCCGCGAGGTCGGCGAAGGATCGACCGCCGCGCTCGACCGCAAGATCCTGCTCGGGTTGCGCAACCCCGCCGACCTCTCCGACCCGCTCGGACCGGCTTGGCTGGAGGAGGCGATGCGCGACATCACCGGATGGGGCAGCGTCGTCACCATCGTCTTCCTCACGGCGGCGGCGGTGATCTACCTCGCGCTCTCCGGCCGGCGGCGCGTCGCGGTGTTCGTGCTGGCCGCCGTCGGCGGCGGCGAGGCGGTCTCGACGGTGCTCAAGCTGTTCTACCACCGCCCCCGGCCCGACCTCGTGCCGCACGGCATGGAGGTGTTCACGGCGAGCTTTCCGTCGGGCCACGCGATGATGTCGGCGATCGCCTACCTGACGCTGGCGACATTGCTCGCCCGTGTCGAGCGGCGGCGCAGCGTCAAGGCGCTGATGCTGGCGCTCGGCGTCGGGATGACGGTGCTGGTCGGCGTCAGCCGAGTCTATCTCGGCGTGCATTGGCCGAGCGACGTGCTGGCGGGCTGGTGCGTCGGCGCCGCCTGGGCGGCCCTGTGCTGGTTCGTCGCGCTCCAGCTCCAGCGGCGGGGCGAGGTGGAGGATCCCGATCCGACACCGGCCTCGACCGGCCCTGGCCAGCTCAAAGGAACCTCCACGCCGGGCTGA
- a CDS encoding Gfo/Idh/MocA family oxidoreductase: protein MSDDLQLSRRLLLAGGAGLTGAALGLGGGAQAASGAPAPSVPADTGAVQGGRIVFPNWRDSGDAPPPPPPAPMPPSERVGFAIVGLGRLSLEEILPAFGEAKKAKVVALMSGSPEKAGLTAAQYGIPADAIYGYDQWDRLEANPAVKAVYIVTPNGLHRDNVLAAASAGKHVLCEKPMASTSAEAQEMIEACNKAGVKLMVAYRCQYEPFNREVVRLARSGEFGRVKMVEAFNGQTTALPEQWRLRKALAGGGALPDIGLYCLNGVRTLLGEEPVSIQAQIVTPENDPRFKEVEESVAFTLRFPSGVIAQCGTSYGVHESRSLRVHTTGGSLDLANAFAYRGQRLTIAHREGSHVQRDEPVLTPKNQFALELDHMAECILTDRRPRTPGEEGLQDMILMEAIYAAARSGQPVTVGPLAGTGQGADATRGPALEEK from the coding sequence ATGAGCGACGACCTCCAACTGTCCCGGCGCCTCCTTCTCGCGGGCGGCGCCGGCCTGACCGGCGCGGCCCTCGGCCTCGGCGGGGGGGCGCAGGCTGCCTCAGGTGCACCGGCTCCGTCGGTGCCGGCCGATACCGGTGCGGTTCAGGGCGGCCGGATCGTCTTCCCGAACTGGCGCGATTCCGGCGACGCGCCGCCCCCGCCGCCGCCCGCGCCGATGCCTCCGTCCGAGCGGGTCGGCTTCGCCATCGTCGGACTCGGGCGCCTGAGTCTCGAGGAAATCCTTCCGGCCTTCGGCGAGGCGAAGAAAGCGAAGGTCGTCGCGCTGATGTCGGGCTCGCCCGAGAAAGCCGGGCTCACGGCGGCGCAGTACGGCATCCCCGCCGACGCGATCTACGGTTACGACCAGTGGGACCGGCTCGAAGCGAACCCCGCGGTCAAGGCGGTCTACATCGTCACGCCGAACGGCCTGCACCGGGACAACGTTCTGGCCGCGGCGAGCGCCGGCAAGCACGTGCTGTGCGAGAAGCCGATGGCGAGCACGTCGGCCGAGGCGCAGGAGATGATCGAGGCCTGCAACAAGGCCGGCGTCAAGCTGATGGTCGCCTATCGCTGCCAGTACGAGCCGTTCAACCGCGAGGTCGTGCGGCTCGCCCGCTCGGGCGAGTTCGGGCGCGTGAAGATGGTCGAGGCCTTCAACGGCCAGACCACGGCGCTGCCCGAGCAGTGGCGCCTGCGCAAGGCGCTGGCGGGCGGCGGGGCGCTGCCCGATATTGGGCTCTACTGCCTCAACGGGGTGCGGACGCTGCTGGGCGAGGAGCCGGTCTCGATCCAGGCGCAGATCGTCACGCCCGAGAACGATCCACGCTTCAAGGAGGTGGAGGAAAGCGTTGCCTTCACGCTTCGCTTCCCCTCCGGCGTGATCGCGCAATGCGGCACGAGCTACGGGGTCCACGAGAGCCGGTCGCTCCGGGTCCACACGACGGGCGGCTCGCTCGATCTGGCCAACGCCTTCGCCTATCGCGGCCAGCGCCTCACCATCGCCCACCGCGAGGGCAGCCACGTCCAGCGCGACGAGCCGGTTCTGACACCCAAGAACCAGTTCGCGCTCGAACTCGACCACATGGCCGAGTGCATCCTCACCGACCGCCGCCCCCGCACACCCGGCGAGGAGGGACTGCAGGACATGATCCTGATGGAGGCGATCTACGCCGCCGCCCGCTCCGGCCAGCCCGTCACGGTCGGCCCGCTGGCGGGAACGGGGCAGGGGGCCGATGCGACGCGGGGACCGGCGCTGGAGGAGAAGTGA
- a CDS encoding pitrilysin family protein: MNQHFSTFGASPGLTVSRLDNGLTVATETIPGVATATLGVWVGAGSRHERPDEHGLSHLIEHMAFKGTATRSARKIAEDIENVGGEINAATSTESTSYTARVLGEDAAVALDVLGDILTRSVFDAGELAREKGVILQEYAAVEDTPDDVVYDAFIETAFPDQPIGRPILGRPETIQSFDRAAIEAYIAREYVPERMVLAAAGAVEHAAIVEAAERHFGGLKPVAAPSVVPGLYGGGERRMQKRLEQANLVLGLPGLSFRDDGYYALHLFSQVLGGGLTSRLWHEVRETRGLAYDIQAFHWPFNDCGLFGIGAGTSGADLAELVDVTIATTREAAERLDAAELARAKAQLKVSLLTALETPGGRIERNARQLLAWGRVIPPQELIAKVDAVEVEHVRAAGRALLRGAPTLAAIGPVKGLPSLARVAAALQAA, from the coding sequence ATGAACCAGCATTTCTCGACCTTCGGCGCCTCGCCCGGCCTCACCGTCAGCCGGCTCGATAACGGCCTGACCGTCGCCACCGAGACGATCCCCGGCGTTGCCACGGCCACGCTCGGCGTCTGGGTCGGGGCGGGCTCGCGGCACGAACGGCCGGACGAGCATGGGCTCAGTCACCTGATCGAGCACATGGCCTTCAAGGGCACGGCGACGCGCTCGGCCCGGAAGATCGCCGAGGACATCGAGAATGTCGGCGGTGAGATCAACGCCGCGACCAGCACCGAGAGCACGAGCTACACCGCGCGGGTGCTCGGCGAGGATGCGGCCGTGGCCCTCGACGTGCTCGGCGACATCCTGACCCGCTCGGTCTTCGACGCCGGCGAACTCGCCCGCGAGAAGGGCGTGATCCTTCAGGAATATGCGGCGGTCGAGGATACGCCCGACGACGTCGTCTACGACGCCTTCATCGAGACGGCCTTTCCCGATCAGCCGATCGGCCGGCCGATCCTGGGCCGCCCGGAGACGATCCAGAGCTTCGACCGCGCGGCGATCGAGGCCTATATCGCCCGCGAATACGTGCCCGAGCGCATGGTGCTCGCCGCCGCCGGGGCCGTCGAGCATGCCGCGATCGTCGAGGCGGCCGAGCGCCATTTCGGCGGCTTGAAGCCCGTCGCGGCGCCCTCCGTCGTGCCCGGCCTCTACGGCGGCGGCGAGCGGCGCATGCAGAAGCGGCTCGAACAGGCCAACCTCGTCCTCGGCCTGCCCGGTCTCTCCTTCCGCGACGACGGCTATTACGCGCTCCACTTGTTCTCTCAGGTGCTCGGCGGCGGGCTGACCTCGCGGCTCTGGCACGAGGTGCGCGAGACCCGCGGGCTCGCCTACGACATCCAGGCCTTCCACTGGCCCTTCAACGATTGTGGCCTGTTCGGCATCGGCGCCGGCACCTCGGGCGCGGATCTGGCCGAACTCGTCGATGTCACCATCGCCACCACCCGCGAGGCCGCGGAGCGGCTCGACGCGGCCGAACTCGCCCGGGCCAAGGCGCAGCTCAAGGTCTCCCTGCTCACCGCACTGGAGACGCCGGGCGGGCGCATCGAGCGCAACGCCCGCCAGCTCCTCGCCTGGGGCCGGGTGATCCCGCCGCAGGAGCTGATCGCCAAGGTCGATGCGGTCGAGGTCGAGCATGTGCGCGCGGCCGGCCGTGCGCTGCTGCGCGGCGCCCCGACACTGGCCGCGATCGGCCCGGTGAAGGGCTTGCCCTCGCTCGCGCGCGTCGCCGCGGCCCTTCAGGCGGCCTGA
- the thrC gene encoding threonine synthase, with protein MLHVSTRGAAAPLSFSDALLAGLARDGGLYVPESWPQISRDEIAGFAGMRYAEVAKRVLRPLIDGEIPDDALDGMIEAAYATFRHPAICPLTQIDDNLFLMELFHGPTLAFKDVAMQLLGRLMDYVLRQKGGRATIVGATSGDTGSAAVEAFKGLDQVDVFILFPHGRVSEVQRRQMTTVNAPNVHALAIDGNFDDCQNIVKAMFQHGDFADKVKLSGVNSINWARVAAQTVYYFTSAVALGAPHRKVSFAVPTGNFGDILAGWVAKRMGLPIERLMIGTNANDILARTLEHGAYEPRGVQPTTSPSMDIQISSNFERLLFEALGRDASALGRLMAGLKQSGGFSLSPEVLGTVRDEFDATAVREPDVVDEIAGTYRRTGLVLDPHSAIGVRAGRRLLEKDPATPVVALATAHPAKFPDAVSQATGGGRPVLPPHLAELMTRPETVANLANDQAAIERYITEHARITRGN; from the coding sequence TTGCTGCACGTCTCGACCCGCGGCGCCGCTGCGCCCTTGAGCTTTTCCGATGCGCTGCTCGCCGGCCTCGCCCGCGACGGCGGTCTCTATGTGCCCGAGAGCTGGCCGCAGATCAGCCGCGACGAGATCGCGGGCTTTGCCGGCATGCGCTACGCCGAGGTCGCCAAGCGGGTGCTGCGCCCGCTCATCGACGGCGAGATTCCGGACGACGCGCTCGACGGCATGATCGAGGCGGCCTACGCCACCTTCCGCCATCCGGCGATCTGCCCGCTCACCCAGATCGACGACAACCTGTTCCTGATGGAGCTGTTTCACGGGCCGACGCTCGCGTTCAAGGACGTGGCGATGCAGCTTCTCGGGCGGCTGATGGATTACGTGCTGCGCCAGAAGGGCGGCCGCGCCACCATCGTCGGCGCCACCTCGGGCGATACGGGCAGTGCCGCGGTCGAGGCCTTCAAGGGGCTCGATCAGGTCGACGTGTTCATCCTGTTTCCGCACGGCCGCGTCTCTGAGGTGCAGCGCCGGCAGATGACCACGGTCAACGCGCCGAACGTCCACGCGCTGGCCATCGACGGCAATTTCGACGATTGCCAGAACATCGTGAAGGCGATGTTCCAGCACGGCGACTTCGCCGACAAGGTGAAGCTCTCGGGCGTCAACTCGATCAACTGGGCCCGCGTCGCCGCGCAGACCGTCTACTACTTCACGAGCGCCGTGGCTTTGGGCGCCCCGCATCGAAAGGTGTCGTTCGCGGTGCCGACCGGCAATTTCGGCGACATCCTCGCCGGCTGGGTCGCCAAGCGGATGGGCCTGCCGATCGAGCGGCTGATGATCGGCACCAACGCCAACGACATCCTGGCCCGCACCTTGGAGCATGGGGCCTACGAGCCCCGCGGCGTGCAGCCGACGACCTCGCCCTCGATGGACATCCAGATCTCGTCGAATTTCGAGCGGCTGCTGTTCGAGGCGTTGGGCCGCGATGCCTCTGCGCTCGGCCGCCTGATGGCGGGTCTGAAGCAGTCGGGCGGGTTCTCGCTGAGCCCCGAGGTGCTGGGAACCGTGCGCGACGAGTTCGACGCGACCGCCGTGCGCGAGCCCGACGTCGTGGACGAGATCGCGGGCACCTACCGCAGGACCGGCCTCGTGCTCGATCCGCACAGCGCCATCGGCGTGCGCGCCGGGCGCCGGCTGCTGGAGAAGGATCCGGCCACCCCGGTCGTGGCGCTGGCGACCGCGCACCCCGCCAAATTCCCGGATGCGGTCTCGCAGGCGACCGGCGGCGGGCGCCCGGTTCTGCCGCCCCACCTCGCCGAATTGATGACCCGGCCCGAGACGGTGGCGAACCTCGCCAACGATCAGGCCGCGATCGAGCGCTACATCACGGAACACGCCCGCATCACCCGGGGCAACTGA
- a CDS encoding DUF4864 domain-containing protein yields MRAVAVFLLVFLASAPVRADDAARDAARATIERQIEAFRRSDAAAAYAEAAPQVRNLFPSAEIFIAMVAKGYAPVLRPRSYRFEATETTGEDELAQGLSLQDEAGIDWVALYTLQRQADGQWRITGCHLKKAPGEKV; encoded by the coding sequence ATGCGTGCCGTCGCCGTCTTTCTGTTGGTTTTCCTGGCATCGGCCCCGGTCCGGGCCGACGACGCGGCCCGCGATGCCGCCCGTGCCACCATCGAGCGGCAGATCGAGGCCTTCCGCCGAAGCGACGCCGCGGCGGCCTATGCCGAGGCCGCGCCGCAGGTCCGCAACCTGTTTCCCTCGGCCGAAATCTTCATCGCCATGGTCGCGAAGGGCTACGCCCCGGTCCTGCGCCCGCGCAGCTACCGCTTCGAGGCGACCGAGACGACGGGCGAGGACGAGTTGGCCCAGGGCCTGAGCCTTCAGGACGAGGCCGGCATCGATTGGGTCGCGCTCTACACGCTCCAGCGTCAAGCCGACGGTCAGTGGCGCATCACCGGCTGTCACTTGAAGAAGGCGCCGGGCGAGAAGGTTTGA
- a CDS encoding SURF1 family protein yields the protein MAALSSTERSARLRSLWAPGLAALICLAILLGLGTWQLARKSEKEALIARIVERSHAEPPAAPPPFQEWDAKADEFSRVQARGTFLHDKETLVHGLAPGEPGRALQGFYVITPLKRDDGTTILVNRGFVPTELKRPEDRAAGQVAGAASVTGMLRASETRTLFVPESDPKREAWFTRDISGMSAARGLTNVAPYLIEADATPNPGGWPRGGQLRVDLPNNHLQYAFTWFGIAACLIGVFSVFAWRRLYDPADPKAG from the coding sequence GTGGCCGCCCTGTCCTCGACCGAGCGAAGCGCCCGCCTACGCAGCCTGTGGGCGCCGGGCCTCGCGGCCCTGATCTGCCTCGCGATCCTGCTCGGCCTCGGCACGTGGCAGTTGGCCCGCAAGAGCGAGAAGGAGGCGCTGATCGCCCGCATCGTCGAGCGCTCGCATGCCGAGCCGCCGGCCGCCCCTCCCCCCTTCCAGGAATGGGACGCGAAGGCCGACGAGTTCAGCCGGGTGCAAGCGCGCGGCACCTTCCTGCACGACAAGGAGACCCTGGTGCACGGGCTGGCACCGGGCGAGCCCGGCCGGGCGCTCCAGGGCTTCTACGTCATCACGCCGCTCAAGCGCGACGACGGGACGACCATCCTGGTCAACCGCGGCTTCGTGCCGACCGAGCTGAAGCGCCCCGAGGACCGCGCGGCCGGTCAGGTCGCGGGCGCGGCGAGCGTGACCGGCATGCTGCGCGCGAGCGAGACCCGCACGCTGTTCGTGCCGGAATCCGATCCGAAGCGTGAGGCGTGGTTCACCCGCGACATTTCCGGCATGAGCGCCGCCCGCGGGCTCACGAACGTCGCCCCCTACCTGATCGAGGCGGATGCGACGCCGAATCCCGGCGGCTGGCCCCGCGGCGGCCAGCTCCGCGTCGATCTGCCGAACAACCACCTGCAATACGCCTTCACGTGGTTCGGCATCGCCGCCTGCCTGATCGGCGTCTTTTCCGTTTTCGCGTGGAGACGGCTGTACGATCCGGCGGACCCGAAGGCCGGTTGA
- a CDS encoding DUF983 domain-containing protein codes for MSRTATNPPPSPIATGLRGRCPACGEGHLFKGFLAVKPACEVCGQDFSAFDSADGPAFFVMSITGFVVVGMALWMEITYEPPVWVHALVAGSLAIGLSLALVRPLKGLLAAIQFANKAAQGRFR; via the coding sequence TTGAGCCGAACCGCTACGAATCCGCCCCCCTCCCCGATCGCGACGGGCCTGCGCGGGCGCTGCCCCGCCTGCGGCGAGGGCCACCTGTTCAAGGGCTTCCTCGCCGTCAAACCGGCCTGCGAGGTCTGCGGCCAGGATTTCTCCGCGTTCGATTCGGCGGACGGACCGGCCTTCTTCGTGATGTCGATCACCGGCTTCGTCGTCGTCGGCATGGCTCTGTGGATGGAGATCACCTATGAGCCGCCGGTCTGGGTCCATGCCCTGGTCGCAGGCAGCCTTGCCATCGGCCTGAGCTTGGCTCTGGTGCGTCCGCTGAAGGGGCTGCTCGCGGCAATCCAGTTCGCCAACAAGGCCGCGCAGGGGCGCTTCCGCTAG
- a CDS encoding cytochrome c oxidase subunit 3 has protein sequence MAGAHAKNHDYHIINPSPWPLLGAFSGFLMAFGAVFWMKGLSAGGLAIGPYVFGAGTLGVLYTMLSWWRDVTHEANSGDHTRVVQLHHRYGMIMFIASEVMFFVAWFWAYFEAALYTADPIQPQRVEFTGGMWPPKGIEAFDPWHLPLLNTLILLTSGTTVTWAHHALLHGDRKGLKYGLWLTIILGVLFTACQAYEYAHAHFGFSGSIYSATFFMATGFHGAHVIIGTIFLAVCLLRTYQGDFTPKQHLGFEFAAWYWHFVDVVWLFLFAAIYVWGAGAGGAAH, from the coding sequence ATGGCCGGGGCGCACGCCAAGAACCACGATTACCACATCATCAACCCGAGCCCGTGGCCGCTGCTGGGCGCGTTCTCCGGGTTCCTGATGGCGTTCGGCGCCGTCTTCTGGATGAAGGGTCTCTCCGCGGGCGGCCTCGCCATCGGCCCCTACGTGTTCGGCGCCGGCACGCTCGGCGTGCTCTACACGATGCTGTCCTGGTGGCGCGACGTCACCCACGAGGCGAATTCCGGCGACCACACCCGCGTCGTCCAGCTCCATCACCGCTACGGCATGATCATGTTCATCGCCTCCGAGGTGATGTTCTTCGTGGCGTGGTTCTGGGCCTATTTCGAGGCCGCGCTCTACACGGCCGACCCGATCCAGCCGCAGCGCGTCGAGTTCACCGGCGGCATGTGGCCGCCGAAGGGCATCGAAGCCTTCGACCCCTGGCACCTGCCGCTCCTCAACACCCTGATCCTGCTCACCTCGGGCACCACCGTGACCTGGGCCCACCACGCCCTTCTGCACGGCGACCGCAAGGGCCTCAAGTACGGCCTGTGGCTGACCATCATCCTCGGTGTGCTGTTCACCGCCTGCCAGGCCTACGAGTATGCCCACGCCCATTTCGGCTTCTCGGGCTCGATCTACTCGGCGACCTTCTTCATGGCGACGGGCTTCCACGGCGCCCACGTCATCATCGGCACGATCTTCCTCGCCGTCTGCCTGCTGCGCACCTACCAGGGTGACTTCACCCCGAAGCAGCATCTCGGCTTCGAGTTCGCCGCTTGGTACTGGCACTTCGTCGACGTGGTGTGGCTGTTCCTGTTCGCCGCCATCTACGTCTGGGGCGCGGGCGCCGGCGGCGCGGCCCACTAG
- a CDS encoding cytochrome c oxidase assembly protein has protein sequence MTNLGERQKQAGRGTRWTVLACAGVVLGMGGLAAVSAPLYSMFCKATGFNGTPLVGAAPTAPTGEALAPVSVRFDTNVSKNLSWHFRPEQSRVEAVPGQTATVFFKVTNTGSAPAAGIAVFNVQPDLMGSYFVKVQCFCFDEHTLQPGESAEFPLVFYVDPALRKDPDIGDLSEMTLSYTYYPSKNGAPVAEAAKPAATRNF, from the coding sequence ATGACGAATTTGGGCGAGAGGCAGAAACAGGCGGGGCGCGGCACGCGCTGGACCGTGCTCGCCTGTGCGGGCGTGGTGCTCGGCATGGGCGGTCTCGCGGCCGTCTCGGCGCCGCTCTACTCCATGTTCTGCAAGGCGACCGGCTTCAACGGCACCCCGCTCGTCGGCGCCGCGCCCACCGCTCCGACGGGCGAGGCTCTGGCTCCGGTCTCGGTCCGCTTCGACACCAACGTCTCGAAGAACCTGTCCTGGCACTTCCGGCCGGAGCAGTCGCGGGTCGAGGCCGTGCCCGGCCAGACCGCGACCGTGTTCTTCAAGGTGACGAATACCGGCTCGGCACCTGCGGCCGGCATCGCCGTGTTCAACGTACAGCCGGATCTGATGGGCAGCTACTTCGTCAAGGTGCAGTGCTTCTGCTTCGACGAGCACACGTTGCAGCCGGGCGAGTCGGCGGAATTCCCGCTGGTGTTCTACGTGGATCCGGCCCTGCGCAAGGATCCGGACATCGGCGATCTCTCGGAGATGACGCTGTCCTACACCTACTACCCTTCGAAGAACGGTGCGCCGGTGGCCGAGGCGGCCAAACCCGCCGCGACGCGCAACTTTTGA
- a CDS encoding heme o synthase, translating into MTSLSNSLSADTGTTSFSPAAGGEVSDFFSLLKPRVMVLVIFTALVGMVVSDATVNPVIAAISLLMIAVGAGASGCLNMWWDADIDALMTRTAKRPIPDGRIRPDEALAFGIVLSVGSVLILGLASNWLAAGLLAFTIVFYAVIYSMWLKRATAQNIVIGGAAGALPPVVGQAAVTGHVGIESLVLFAIIFIWTPPHFWALALVKSGEYARAGIPMMPNVAGPDSTRRQIIWYSLVLAPLALVPVWLGFGGWLYAVVGVLGGLGMLAGAVQVYRLREGEPERKAAMGLFAFSILYLFLLFSALLAEQGLGLFRAVAA; encoded by the coding sequence ATGACGAGCCTGTCGAACAGCCTGAGTGCCGACACCGGCACCACGTCGTTCTCCCCCGCCGCGGGGGGCGAAGTCTCCGACTTCTTCTCCCTGCTGAAGCCGCGGGTGATGGTGCTCGTCATCTTCACCGCCCTCGTCGGCATGGTGGTCTCGGACGCCACCGTGAACCCGGTGATCGCGGCGATCTCGCTCCTGATGATCGCCGTCGGCGCCGGCGCCTCGGGCTGCCTCAACATGTGGTGGGACGCCGACATCGACGCGCTGATGACCCGCACCGCCAAGCGTCCGATTCCGGACGGGCGCATCCGCCCCGACGAGGCGCTGGCCTTCGGTATCGTCCTGTCGGTCGGCTCGGTGCTGATCCTCGGGCTGGCCTCGAACTGGCTCGCAGCCGGGCTGCTCGCCTTCACCATCGTGTTCTACGCCGTGATCTACTCGATGTGGCTGAAGCGGGCGACCGCGCAGAACATCGTCATCGGCGGCGCGGCCGGCGCCCTCCCCCCGGTGGTGGGCCAGGCGGCGGTGACCGGCCATGTCGGCATCGAGTCGCTGGTCCTGTTCGCGATCATCTTCATCTGGACGCCGCCGCATTTCTGGGCGCTGGCGCTCGTGAAGAGCGGTGAATACGCCCGCGCCGGCATCCCGATGATGCCGAACGTCGCCGGCCCGGATTCCACCCGCCGCCAGATCATCTGGTACTCGCTGGTCCTCGCGCCGCTGGCCCTCGTGCCGGTCTGGCTCGGCTTCGGCGGCTGGCTCTACGCCGTCGTCGGCGTGCTCGGCGGGCTCGGCATGCTGGCGGGCGCGGTGCAGGTCTACCGGCTGCGTGAGGGCGAGCCCGAGCGCAAGGCGGCGATGGGCCTGTTCGCCTTCTCGATCCTCTACCTGTTCCTGCTCTTCTCGGCGCTGCTCGCCGAGCAGGGACTCGGATTGTTCCGCGCGGTCGCAGCTTGA